The Pseudomonas sp. SCA2728.1_7 DNA segment CGACCTGCGAAGTTTGTTTTTCGCTCAAGTAGCGCGCGGCCCAATAAGCACCGGTGCCGTGTCCGAGCACGACTATGCTGCGCGCGCTCTGCTGCTCGGCGTAGGCAATCGCCGCGTCGATGCGCGCGAAGATTCGTTCGGCGTCAGCCTTGGATTGCTCTTCAGTGGTTTCGGCGACCACTTGATCCGCCACTTCGGCTTCACCGCCAGCGGCTTGCTCGATTGGCTGTGCGGTGGTGGCGTCCTTGCTGCCGCTTTCCGGTGCCTTCGGCGCCGCAGCTGCTTCGACGACGCGCGGGGCAATGGTATCGCTTTGCAGGTCAGGCAGCGTGATGCTCAGGCTGCTCCAGTCGGCGTTTGGCAGTTTTTGTCGCAATGGGCCGATTGCCTGCGGCCAGTCAGCGGTTTCGCCGGCGCCGGGGATGATGATCACCGCGCCTTTGGGCTCGGCGGTGTTGGCCGGTTTCCACAGGGCGAGGAAGGTGTCGCTGCCGGCCTGCAACTGTTGCTGTTCTTGTGC contains these protein-coding regions:
- a CDS encoding alpha/beta hydrolase family protein, with translation MPSVYRLAMPALCLSLLLPCAFSVEAADPAPAATAEKPAEEKPTERQPLLERSQEEAAALERKVPAQEQQQLQAGSDTFLALWKPANTAEPKGAVIIIPGAGETADWPQAIGPLRQKLPNADWSSLSITLPDLQSDTIAPRVVEAAAAPKAPESGSKDATTAQPIEQAAGGEAEVADQVVAETTEEQSKADAERIFARIDAAIAYAEQQSARSIVVLGHGTGAYWAARYLSEKQTSQVEKFVMVDVLTPTKAKPALVELTPTLKLPTVDIFYMDKPLDRNAALERMQASKRLKTSAFSQVALKALPDNKAEQEQLFRRVRGWLNPQNPD